A single window of Mycolicibacterium aurum DNA harbors:
- a CDS encoding C2 family cysteine protease — MVATISVVEATQPARLLDAADAQAADAAAVTVESEVQHRGLAVVRNIWQADAADTAVATAEKNLARQHALQAKLTNYAAALRFGGTNLGPLRSQILAMVSQARALGGMVADDGTVVGARTMGVMTAALAAAYTASLRSMLAMFNRIDATTAEALRTGGPLPQTPPAPDFAWTDEDLYRGGVDGAPAGSDVNQDGIGDCYLVATMSAIAHADPQWIRDRISYDPQTGLFDVTMWDGAGWRHISVTQADVDANIAAGGASGVDNVVTGAPLWPAVLESAYATLKAPGQGIQGIERGVTPPALEALTGNDGRWIIPATEWMTPSQNIDGQIAEALSGHQPVMLSTSVFGGPLDDMHVYSIEGLAGTGSDAVVTLRNPWGPDSGPPVIEARLGDLIGTGPAAGLGLGPTAMINIGRMGS; from the coding sequence ATGGTTGCGACGATCTCGGTCGTTGAAGCCACCCAGCCGGCACGTTTGCTGGACGCCGCCGATGCGCAGGCCGCCGACGCGGCTGCGGTCACCGTCGAGAGTGAAGTGCAGCACCGCGGACTGGCCGTTGTGCGCAACATCTGGCAGGCGGATGCCGCGGACACCGCGGTGGCGACGGCCGAGAAGAACCTCGCCCGTCAGCATGCGCTCCAGGCGAAGCTGACGAACTATGCCGCGGCGCTGCGCTTCGGCGGCACGAACCTGGGTCCGCTGCGCAGCCAGATTCTGGCGATGGTGTCGCAGGCGCGGGCGCTGGGCGGCATGGTCGCCGACGACGGCACCGTGGTGGGCGCTCGCACCATGGGTGTGATGACAGCGGCGCTCGCGGCCGCCTACACCGCATCGCTGCGGAGCATGCTGGCGATGTTCAACCGGATCGACGCGACCACCGCCGAAGCCTTGCGGACCGGCGGCCCCCTTCCGCAGACACCGCCGGCTCCCGACTTCGCGTGGACCGACGAGGACCTCTACCGGGGTGGTGTGGACGGCGCCCCGGCCGGCTCCGACGTCAACCAGGACGGCATCGGCGACTGCTACCTCGTCGCCACGATGAGTGCGATCGCCCACGCCGACCCTCAGTGGATCAGGGACCGCATCTCCTACGACCCGCAGACGGGGCTGTTCGACGTGACGATGTGGGACGGTGCCGGGTGGCGCCACATCAGCGTCACCCAGGCCGACGTCGACGCCAACATCGCCGCGGGGGGCGCCAGCGGCGTCGACAACGTCGTGACCGGCGCGCCGCTGTGGCCCGCGGTGCTGGAGTCCGCCTACGCCACGTTGAAGGCCCCCGGACAAGGGATCCAGGGCATCGAGCGCGGGGTGACGCCGCCGGCCCTGGAGGCGCTGACCGGCAACGACGGCCGCTGGATCATCCCGGCGACGGAGTGGATGACCCCGAGCCAGAACATCGACGGCCAGATCGCCGAGGCCCTCAGCGGACATCAGCCGGTGATGCTGTCCACCAGCGTTTTCGGCGGGCCGCTGGACGACATGCACGTCTACTCCATCGAGGGCCTGGCCGGCACGGGCAGCGACGCCGTCGTGACGTTGCGCAACCCGTGGGGCCCCGACAGTGGACCTCCGGTGATCGAGGCGAGGCTGGGCGATCTGATCGGAACGGGCCCGGCGGCCGGGCTGGGGCTCGGACCCACCGCGATGATCAACATCGGACGGATGGGGTCGTAG
- a CDS encoding nucleoside triphosphate pyrophosphohydrolase has protein sequence MTVVLVDPRRPSLVPVEAIELLTGDVQYTEEMPIKVPWSLPSARPAYTGDPAEVLLSSDRAHPSVAARIAAGERVISAPAAQSGERLVDAVAMMDKLRTAGPWESQQTHDSLRRYLLEETYELFDAVHGGDLTELRDELGDVLLQVLFHARIAEDAPENGFDIDDVADALVRKLGNRVPAVLAGESISLEEQLAQWEQRKALEKLSRESIMDDIPTAQPALALAQKVLARAETAGLPVDLLPASITSVTVSAEIDAETALRSAVLEFIADVRVAERAVAAARRSDEVAEELDDAPHGVISADEWRAAWPTVVESEAAEAAEPVDDDPADDEAEPADDDPADDEAEATDRS, from the coding sequence ATGACGGTCGTCCTGGTCGACCCGCGCCGTCCGTCGCTTGTCCCGGTCGAGGCGATCGAACTCCTGACCGGTGACGTGCAGTACACCGAGGAGATGCCGATCAAGGTGCCGTGGTCGCTGCCGTCGGCGCGACCCGCCTACACCGGTGATCCCGCAGAGGTGCTGCTGTCCTCGGATCGCGCCCATCCGTCGGTCGCGGCCCGCATCGCGGCGGGGGAGCGGGTGATCAGTGCGCCCGCGGCGCAGTCCGGTGAACGCCTGGTCGATGCCGTCGCGATGATGGACAAGCTGCGCACGGCCGGGCCGTGGGAGAGCCAGCAGACCCACGATTCGCTGCGGCGGTATCTGCTGGAGGAGACCTACGAGCTGTTCGACGCGGTGCACGGTGGTGACCTGACCGAGTTGCGCGACGAGCTCGGCGACGTGCTGCTGCAGGTGCTGTTCCACGCGCGCATCGCCGAGGACGCCCCCGAGAACGGGTTCGACATCGACGACGTCGCCGATGCGCTGGTCCGCAAGCTGGGCAATCGGGTTCCCGCAGTCCTTGCGGGAGAGTCGATTTCGCTCGAAGAGCAGTTGGCTCAGTGGGAGCAGCGCAAGGCGCTGGAGAAACTGTCACGCGAATCGATCATGGATGACATCCCGACCGCCCAGCCTGCGCTGGCGCTGGCGCAGAAGGTGCTCGCCCGGGCGGAGACCGCCGGCCTGCCCGTCGATCTGTTGCCAGCGTCCATCACATCGGTCACGGTGAGCGCCGAGATCGATGCCGAAACTGCCTTGCGTTCAGCGGTTCTGGAGTTCATCGCGGACGTCCGTGTCGCGGAGCGCGCGGTCGCGGCGGCGCGGCGAAGCGACGAGGTGGCCGAAGAGCTCGACGACGCCCCGCACGGCGTGATCTCCGCGGACGAGTGGCGCGCGGCCTGGCCCACGGTCGTCGAGTCCGAGGCCGCCGAGGCAGCCGAGCCGGTGGACGATGACCCCGCTGACGACGAGGCCGAGCCCGCTGACGATGACCCCGCTGACGACGAGGCCGAGGCCACAGACCGGTCCTAG
- a CDS encoding TetR/AcrR family transcriptional regulator, with product MTGSERRQQLVEIAKSLFAERGFDGTSIEEIALRANVSKPVVYEHFGGKEGLYAVVVDREMSALLDGITASLTKNRSRVRVERVALALLTYVEEHTDGFRILIRDSPASITSGTYSTLLNDAVSQVASILAGDFSRRGLDSELAPLYAQALVGSVSMAAQWWLDVREPKKEVVAAHLVNLCWNGLTHLESDPALHDE from the coding sequence ATGACCGGCAGCGAGCGCCGCCAGCAACTGGTCGAGATCGCCAAGTCGCTGTTCGCCGAGCGGGGCTTCGACGGCACCTCGATCGAAGAGATCGCGTTGCGGGCCAACGTGTCCAAACCGGTGGTCTATGAACACTTCGGCGGCAAGGAAGGCCTCTACGCCGTGGTCGTCGACCGCGAGATGTCGGCACTGCTGGACGGGATCACCGCGTCGCTGACCAAGAATCGTTCCCGGGTGCGGGTGGAGCGGGTGGCGCTGGCGCTGCTCACCTACGTCGAGGAGCACACGGACGGCTTCCGGATCCTGATCCGCGATTCCCCGGCCAGCATCACCTCGGGCACGTATTCGACGCTGCTCAACGACGCCGTCAGCCAGGTGGCGTCCATCCTGGCCGGCGACTTCTCGCGGCGGGGGCTCGATTCCGAACTCGCGCCGCTGTACGCGCAGGCCCTCGTCGGCTCGGTGTCCATGGCGGCGCAATGGTGGCTCGACGTACGCGAGCCCAAGAAAGAGGTCGTCGCCGCGCACCTGGTCAACCTGTGCTGGAACGGGCTGACCCATCTGGAGTCCGACCCGGCGCTGCACGACGAGTAG
- a CDS encoding PucR family transcriptional regulator, which produces MITLDRLINVLGGYGARWHGGTSDRQIELRSVVLPESVDGRTVSGDVLLAVGAGSLIEAVRWARAARATVVLTREHDDDPPLDTEGVAVVVVDSATPWSDVAAVVYGLVLEGRETESGRGPTDLFALADSLADAVGGPVVIEDRTSQVLAFSRGQQDADPVRVATILARQAPAEIREVFAAHKVFTHLELSDEPIFVPGEVGVGLTGRMVVAARAGRELLGSVWVACASPLTGTRLDALADGAHTVALHLLRSRASADLERQVESELVIRLLESPADAATVASRLGLPPASLRVIALRAAEGDQRHAALLQVFERATAGFGWSRPSRSALADTTVYTVLSAEHATIARDWVTALVATLPRGLTVQAGISAPAAATELAVARAEADECLALQEGTGAVVPPAYDESWDDLVLQRLRTAAHSGRTPRRGVVAELREHDRAHGTAYVATLRAWLQERGDPGRIAELLGVHENTVRYRMRRMAELTDLRLDNAHKRFAMMIELAVVN; this is translated from the coding sequence GTGATCACGCTGGATCGGCTGATCAACGTCCTCGGTGGATACGGCGCGCGCTGGCACGGCGGCACGTCGGATCGGCAGATAGAACTGCGCAGCGTGGTGCTCCCCGAGTCCGTCGACGGACGCACGGTGTCGGGCGATGTACTGCTCGCGGTGGGCGCCGGGTCCTTGATCGAGGCTGTGCGGTGGGCTCGCGCAGCGCGGGCCACCGTCGTGCTGACCCGTGAACATGACGACGACCCGCCGCTGGACACGGAAGGCGTCGCCGTCGTCGTCGTCGATTCGGCGACGCCGTGGAGCGATGTCGCCGCCGTCGTCTACGGCCTCGTCCTGGAAGGCCGAGAGACCGAATCGGGCCGCGGACCGACCGACCTCTTCGCGCTCGCCGACAGCCTGGCCGATGCGGTGGGCGGTCCGGTGGTCATCGAGGACCGAACGTCGCAGGTGCTGGCATTCTCGCGCGGACAGCAGGACGCCGACCCAGTCCGGGTGGCGACGATCCTGGCCCGGCAGGCACCCGCGGAAATCCGGGAGGTGTTCGCGGCACACAAAGTCTTCACGCACCTGGAACTGTCCGACGAGCCGATTTTCGTACCGGGTGAGGTGGGGGTCGGCCTGACCGGCCGGATGGTCGTGGCGGCGCGCGCGGGCCGCGAGCTGCTCGGCTCGGTGTGGGTGGCGTGCGCGAGCCCGCTCACCGGGACTCGGCTGGACGCACTCGCGGACGGGGCACACACCGTCGCGTTGCATCTGCTGCGGTCACGCGCCAGTGCCGATCTGGAACGTCAGGTGGAGTCCGAGCTGGTCATCCGGTTGCTGGAGAGTCCGGCCGATGCGGCGACCGTGGCCAGTCGGCTGGGCCTGCCGCCGGCGTCACTGCGCGTCATCGCATTGCGGGCCGCCGAGGGCGACCAGCGACACGCGGCGCTGCTGCAGGTGTTCGAGCGGGCGACCGCCGGCTTCGGGTGGTCGCGCCCGTCGCGCAGCGCGCTGGCGGACACCACGGTCTACACCGTGCTGTCGGCCGAGCACGCCACGATCGCGCGAGACTGGGTCACCGCGTTGGTCGCAACGCTGCCGCGCGGACTGACTGTGCAGGCCGGCATCAGCGCGCCCGCCGCCGCCACCGAGCTGGCTGTCGCGCGCGCAGAGGCCGACGAATGTCTGGCCCTTCAGGAGGGCACCGGGGCCGTCGTCCCGCCTGCATACGACGAGTCGTGGGACGACCTGGTGCTGCAACGTCTCCGGACCGCGGCGCACTCCGGCCGTACCCCGCGCCGGGGCGTGGTCGCCGAGCTCCGGGAACACGACCGTGCGCATGGCACCGCGTATGTGGCGACGCTGCGCGCGTGGCTGCAGGAGCGCGGCGATCCGGGGCGCATCGCCGAGCTGCTCGGCGTCCACGAGAACACCGTGCGGTATCGGATGCGGCGGATGGCCGAGCTGACCGACCTTCGGCTCGACAACGCGCACAAACGGTTCGCGATGATGATCGAGCTAGCTGTCGTGAACTAG
- the mfd gene encoding transcription-repair coupling factor translates to MTVAGPLHVHTPIAGLVDLALRDPSLQEVVRRAADRPVDLNFVGPASARVYVASALAQAGLLLVVTATGREADDLTAELRGVFGEAVALFPSWETLPHERLSPGVDTVGARMMLLRRLAHPEDERLGPPLRIVVTTARSLLQPMAPGLAEIEPVTLTVGADAEFDGIVARLVDLSYTRVDMVGKRGEFAVRGGILDIFPPTAEHPVRVEFWGDEVTEMRMFAVADQRSIPEIDIDTVIAVPCRELLLTEDVRHRAAALSAEHPVKEHSVPGSIPEMLARLAEGIPVEGMEALLPLLMPEGGPEAFGTLTDHLPEGTPLLVCDPEKVRSRAADLIKTGREFLEASWSTAAVGGDVPIDIEALGASGYVGYSAARDAAREGGHPWWTLSQLDSGSAESIVLDIRPAPSARGQQHNLDEIFAMLRAHVATGGYGVVVTPGTGTAMRIVEQLSESDTPAAILDPGSAPKEGVVGVLKGPLHDGVVIPGANLVVFSETDLTGNRAAATEGKKLAAKRRNVVDPLALTAGDLVVHDQHGIGRFVEMTERVIGGARREYLVLEYGSAKRGGGTDKLYVPMDSLDQLSRYVGGEAPNLSRLGGSDWANTKTKARRAVREIAAELVTLYAKRQASPGHAFAPDTPWQVEMEDAFGFTETVDQLTAITEVKSDMEKPVPMDRVICGDVGYGKTEIAVRAAFKAVQDGKQVAVLVPTTLLADQHLQTFSARMAGFPVTVKGLSRFTDAAESRETLAGMKDGSVDIVIGTHRLIQTGVTWKDLGLVIVDEEQRFGVEHKEHIKSMRTHVDVLTMSATPIPRTLEMSLAGIREMSTILTPPEERYPVLTYVGQHDDKQVAAALRREMLRDGQVFYIHNRVRTIDQAAAKVREMVPEARVVVAHGQMPEEQLERTVEGFWNREYDVLVCTTIVETGLDISNANTLIVERADTFGLSQLHQLRGRVGRSRERGYAYFLYPPEVPLTETAYDRLATIAQNNELGAGMAVAMKDLEIRGAGNVLGAEQSGHVAGVGFDLYVRLVGEAVEAYRAAADGKTVLAPEEPKDVRIDLPVDAHFPPDYIGSDRLRLEAYRRLAAAADDRSVDSVIEELVDRYGPLPEPAELLIALARLRLLARAHNVTEIGALSASTVRISPLTLADSAQLRLKRLYAGANYRATTSTVQVPIPRAGAGVGAPRIRDLELVAFVAGLLLSIDGKPQEEVDITKFGGVAAK, encoded by the coding sequence ATGACCGTAGCGGGGCCCCTTCATGTCCACACCCCGATCGCGGGCCTCGTCGACCTGGCACTGCGTGACCCCTCCTTGCAGGAGGTCGTTCGCCGCGCCGCCGACCGGCCCGTCGATCTCAACTTCGTCGGCCCGGCCAGCGCCCGGGTCTACGTGGCGTCCGCGCTCGCCCAAGCCGGACTGCTGCTCGTCGTCACCGCGACCGGCCGCGAAGCCGACGACCTGACCGCCGAGTTGCGGGGCGTCTTCGGTGAGGCCGTCGCGCTGTTCCCGTCGTGGGAGACGCTGCCGCACGAGCGGCTCTCACCCGGCGTGGACACGGTCGGTGCGCGGATGATGCTGCTGCGCCGACTGGCACACCCCGAGGACGAGCGACTCGGCCCGCCGCTGCGGATCGTCGTGACGACCGCGCGGTCGCTGCTGCAGCCGATGGCTCCCGGCCTCGCCGAGATCGAGCCGGTCACGCTGACTGTCGGCGCCGACGCGGAGTTCGACGGCATTGTCGCCCGCCTCGTCGATCTCTCGTACACCCGCGTCGACATGGTGGGCAAGCGCGGTGAATTCGCGGTCCGCGGCGGCATTCTCGACATCTTCCCGCCGACGGCCGAGCACCCCGTGCGCGTCGAGTTCTGGGGCGACGAAGTGACCGAGATGCGGATGTTCGCGGTCGCCGATCAGCGGTCCATTCCCGAGATCGACATCGACACGGTGATCGCCGTACCGTGCCGTGAGTTGCTGCTGACAGAGGATGTCCGCCACCGCGCAGCCGCGCTGTCGGCCGAGCATCCCGTCAAAGAGCACAGCGTGCCGGGCAGTATCCCGGAAATGCTGGCGCGACTGGCGGAGGGCATCCCGGTCGAAGGCATGGAGGCGCTGCTGCCCCTGCTCATGCCCGAAGGCGGTCCGGAGGCCTTCGGCACACTGACTGACCACCTGCCCGAGGGCACGCCGCTGCTGGTCTGCGATCCGGAGAAGGTCCGTTCACGGGCCGCCGATCTGATCAAGACCGGCCGCGAATTCCTGGAAGCGTCGTGGTCCACCGCGGCGGTCGGCGGGGACGTACCCATCGACATCGAGGCGCTCGGGGCGTCGGGATACGTCGGCTACAGCGCCGCGCGGGACGCCGCACGCGAGGGCGGCCACCCGTGGTGGACGCTGAGTCAGCTCGACAGCGGCTCAGCCGAGTCAATCGTCCTCGACATCCGTCCCGCTCCGTCGGCGCGAGGGCAGCAACACAATCTCGACGAGATCTTTGCGATGCTGCGCGCCCACGTTGCCACCGGCGGGTACGGCGTGGTTGTCACGCCCGGCACCGGTACCGCGATGCGCATCGTCGAGCAACTCTCCGAATCCGACACGCCCGCAGCGATTCTGGACCCCGGCTCCGCGCCGAAGGAAGGCGTCGTCGGCGTCCTGAAAGGCCCGCTGCACGACGGCGTGGTGATCCCGGGCGCCAATCTGGTGGTGTTCAGCGAGACCGACCTGACCGGAAACCGCGCCGCGGCGACCGAGGGCAAGAAGCTGGCGGCCAAGCGCCGCAACGTCGTTGACCCGCTGGCGCTCACCGCCGGCGATCTCGTGGTGCACGATCAGCACGGCATCGGCCGGTTCGTCGAGATGACCGAGCGGGTGATCGGCGGCGCCCGCCGCGAGTACCTGGTGCTCGAATACGGGTCGGCCAAGCGCGGGGGCGGAACCGACAAACTCTACGTGCCGATGGACTCGCTGGACCAGCTGTCCCGGTACGTCGGCGGCGAAGCGCCCAACCTGAGCAGGTTGGGCGGCAGTGACTGGGCCAACACAAAAACGAAGGCGCGCAGGGCAGTTCGCGAGATCGCCGCCGAGCTCGTCACGCTCTACGCCAAGCGTCAGGCCTCGCCGGGCCACGCGTTCGCGCCGGACACCCCGTGGCAGGTCGAGATGGAGGACGCGTTCGGGTTCACCGAGACCGTGGACCAGCTCACGGCGATCACCGAGGTGAAGTCCGACATGGAGAAGCCAGTCCCCATGGACAGGGTGATCTGCGGCGACGTCGGCTACGGCAAGACCGAGATCGCGGTGCGGGCGGCGTTCAAGGCGGTCCAGGACGGCAAGCAGGTGGCGGTGCTGGTACCGACGACCCTGCTGGCCGACCAGCATCTGCAGACGTTCTCCGCGCGCATGGCGGGCTTCCCCGTCACGGTGAAGGGCCTGTCCCGGTTCACCGACGCCGCCGAGTCGAGGGAAACCCTGGCCGGCATGAAAGACGGGTCGGTCGACATCGTCATCGGTACGCACCGGCTGATCCAGACCGGCGTGACGTGGAAGGACCTCGGCCTGGTCATCGTCGACGAGGAGCAGCGCTTCGGCGTCGAGCACAAGGAGCACATCAAATCGATGCGCACCCACGTCGACGTGCTGACGATGAGCGCCACCCCGATCCCGCGCACGCTGGAGATGAGCTTGGCGGGCATTCGCGAGATGTCGACCATCCTGACCCCGCCCGAGGAGCGCTACCCCGTCCTGACCTATGTCGGGCAGCACGATGACAAGCAGGTCGCGGCGGCGCTGCGCCGCGAGATGCTGCGCGACGGCCAGGTGTTCTACATCCACAACCGGGTGCGGACCATCGACCAGGCCGCCGCCAAGGTGCGGGAGATGGTGCCGGAGGCGCGCGTGGTCGTCGCCCACGGGCAGATGCCCGAGGAGCAGCTCGAGCGCACGGTCGAGGGCTTCTGGAACCGCGAGTACGACGTCCTGGTGTGCACGACGATCGTCGAGACGGGCCTGGACATCTCGAACGCCAACACGCTGATCGTCGAGCGGGCCGACACGTTCGGCCTCTCGCAGCTGCATCAGCTGCGCGGCCGGGTCGGGCGGTCGCGCGAGCGCGGCTACGCGTATTTCCTGTATCCGCCTGAGGTTCCGCTGACCGAGACGGCCTACGACCGGCTGGCCACCATCGCCCAGAACAATGAGCTGGGCGCGGGAATGGCCGTCGCGATGAAGGACCTCGAGATCCGCGGCGCCGGAAATGTGTTGGGCGCCGAGCAGTCCGGGCATGTGGCCGGCGTCGGCTTCGACCTGTATGTGCGTCTGGTCGGCGAGGCCGTGGAGGCCTACCGTGCGGCCGCGGACGGGAAAACCGTTCTGGCGCCGGAGGAACCGAAGGATGTGCGGATCGATCTGCCGGTCGATGCACACTTCCCGCCCGACTACATCGGCAGCGACCGGCTGCGGCTGGAGGCTTATCGCCGACTGGCCGCGGCCGCCGACGACAGGTCCGTGGACTCGGTGATCGAGGAGCTGGTCGACCGCTACGGGCCGCTACCCGAGCCGGCGGAACTTCTGATCGCGCTGGCGCGCCTGCGGCTGCTGGCACGGGCGCACAACGTGACCGAGATCGGCGCGTTGTCGGCGTCGACGGTGCGGATCTCCCCGCTGACCCTGGCGGACTCCGCGCAGTTGAGGCTCAAGCGCCTCTATGCCGGTGCCAACTACCGCGCCACCACGTCCACCGTGCAGGTGCCGATCCCGCGCGCGGGCGCCGGGGTCGGAGCCCCGCGGATCCGCGATCTCGAACTCGTCGCGTTCGTGGCAGGGTTATTGCTGTCCATCGACGGGAAACCGCAGGAGGAAGTTGATATAACCAAGTTCGGAGGTGTCGCAGCGAAATGA